Part of the Marinobacterium rhizophilum genome is shown below.
CGCTGTAATAGCTGATCGCTGCCACAGACAGACCCTCGACGGTGTGCTGCATCATCAGCTGGATGCGCGAACGCCGGTCCATCGACGCCAGCAAGGCCCTGTTCTGCCCCTGGATCGACAGCTCGACGCGGGTGCGCATCATGTCCGAGACGCGGTCTATGCGCCGGGACAGGTCCTCCAGCCGCCGCCCCACCGTCTCGCAGGTGCGCACCGCCGGCGTCACCCGCCGAGTGATGAATTCGGTGAGGGTCAGGTGCCCGGAGACTTCATCTTCGTTGAGTTCATCCAGGCGCTTGAGCACCAGTTCATGGTACGCCCGGGTAGCGCTGAAACGAAAGGTCGACTGGGCGCGAAAGTCTTCGACCCGTGCCGCCATGGCGGTAAGCTCCGCCAGGATTACCGCCTCGTCCAGATCTGCGTTCCCGGCCAGGCGCCGGGTGATATCGGCAAGACCCGCATCCATGACCGACAGCTCGGGGGCAATGCTGCGCGCCAGCGGCATGCCGAGCAGCATTAGCAGCCGGTAGGTCTCGATTTCCAGCAGGCGCTGCATAAGCCGGCCGAGCTGGCTCGGTGACATGCCGCGGTTGTACACCAGAAAACGCCCGAAACCATCGCTGTGCAGCCTGAAGCTGGTCCATATATGGGCATCCCCCTGCTGCGGACTGCTGCCAATCAGGCGCATGCCCTCGAAGTTGCGTTTGGCCTGGGGCAGCAGCTGCTTGCCCTCCAGCTCGCTATACTCGAAAGCAACATGGAAGGCACCCACCACGGCACCATGCAATTGATCCAGCCAGCCCGGGGGCAGCAGCGCCAGAGCCGTAAGGGCGAAGGGCGCATCGGCAGCGGGTATGGCGGCATCGACCGCACCCAGGTGGATAAAGGTATAGGCCACGAACTCCATATGGGTTTCGCGCCTTACCCGCAGGTCCCCGAAATCCTGCTGAAAGCAGCTGCTGTCCTGCGCCGGTACCGGTGCACCGAACAGCTCGCACAACGCCTGCAGATGGCGAAACTGCCGTGCCCGCTCGGACTCCGGGCACAGCACCGCCAGGTGCGTAACCCTGGCGGGCGCCTGAATCTGCTGAAACGGACGCGAATGCAGCTCGTCGTACAGGGACGCACGCAGCGGGTGCAGCTCGAACCCGGGTTGATTCGTTACAGTCTGGGTGAGGTCGGTCATGCCTGGACTCCTTTCGCTGAACGGCTATTGATACCCTGCAACCCCGCTGGACTCAATGCTGCCAAGGTACCGGCGACCAAGGCACCATTGACAGGCTCCAAGCCAGCCGCCATACCCTCAAGCCAGCAATTTTCGGGCCTGATCACTCTTGCAGCGGCGCCAGCAGCAGCGGGCTGGAAGACAGGTCAATCGCCATCAGCTGCGGCTGCAGCTCGAACCAGCCATCAAACAGCTCAATACTGAGACCGGCCGGCCAATGGTCGGCAAACTCGTCCCAGGCCGACAGCTCGTTCTCGAACATCTGCCGCCAGTGTCGTTGCACGGCTGCATCAAAGTCCGTTTCGCTAAAGACTTCATCGATCAGGTACAGCGTCCCCTCGGCCCGCAATGCCGCCAGGCTGGTGTCTGGATCCGACTCCTGAGCGACATCGGCAGGCAGCGAGCCGACCCAGTCGGCAAACGGCTGGCGCGGCAGCAGCGCAAAGGCCGCACGGTTTAACAGTTTCATGGTTGCCTCTCTCGCTTTTCGATATACTTTTCAATCACTTTTACGACCCCGTGCCCCATGCTGATTCGAGTTTTGCCCGCCCTCAACCACCGAGATCACTGGATCGGCCTGTGCCAGCGCGAATCGCCCTATTGCTTTATAGAAACCCCGGAGTGCCTGGTGGACTTCCAGACCGGCTTTCTGCAGATCACGCTGCTTGGCAGCGCGATACGCGATGGCCGCGAAGCGGTAAAATTCAGCCTGGGTTCGCGCCAGTCACTGGAACCCGCCTGGGCCCTGATCAGGGCCTGCAACTGGCGCCTGGACAAGCTCATCGAGGGCCTGGAATCACTGGATTTTCGCAGCAATGTACGGGACAACTCTCTGCTGGGCGTGCATACCGACTTGAGTGTAAGGCGTTATTTTGCCCGCGAACGACACATCAGTTCGCCCTCCCGCCTGGGGCTGCTCGCGCCACTGCAGCAGAACCCGGATCTTTGGGATAGCCACAACCTCTGCCGTCTGCTGGCCAATGATCAGTGGCAGGACCTGCGGTTCATACCGGCATCTGACACCCCCGACAACGAAAACGGCAGTACTCTGCTGCTGCAGGCTCTGGATGCCCCCGAACACTGGCTGGGTCTTTGGCGCAACGGACGCCTCTACCTGCTGCACCGACGCCAGGCCGTCGCCAGCCTGGTACCAGACCTGCGGCCGCCACAGCCAAGACTGCAGCAGCCGCCGGCTTTTTAAGCCAGCCGGCGGCAAAGCGTCTGCATCTCCTGGCGGCTCAGGCGGGTTCCAGCACCTCGTCCAGCGGGCCTTCCGACATTGCCGCCAGCAGGGTGCGCGGATGATCCGAGTTCAGCAGTTCCTTGCCCTTTTCGGTAGGGAACTCGACATCAATATCCACCACGCGCCCGTCACGGCAGACGTTGATGATCGTATCCATGCAGGAACTGAGCAGCGAGTACTTCTCGTCCGGCGCGGCAATGATCGTCTGCAGCCCCAGGTCACTCATGAACGCCAGCGAGGTAATGGTGTTCTCGGAGTCCAGCTTGTTGAACGCCTCATCGAACACCGACAGGCTCATGCCCCCCAGTGGCAGACCATCGGCGCCTTCGCGCAGGCGGTAGGTCGCGCCCATGGCCGCAGCCATGGCCACATAGAACGGCACCTGATGCTCACCGCCTGAGCCGGTCTTGATACGCTGCGTCAGTGTCGTTTTGCGGTTTCCATCCAGATCCTTGACCACCAGCTCAAAGTTGTAGAAGTTGCGATAATCCTGCAACAGACTGCTCTCGCCTTCGTCTTTCAGAACGTCGTGGATTTTTTCCAGTGCCTGGTGATGCGGCTTGTCGCCGTCATTCTTAAGATCGAACAGCGACCCCACATTGGCCTGGTCCATGCGGGTATAGGCTTCGACCAGCTCCAGAATATCCTTGAGCTCGGGGTTGGGCATCATCTCGAAACTGTACATTTCCTTGTGGAACGGACGGTTCTTGAGGTGCGCGTTCAGTTCGCGAATCAGATCCTTGATCTTGTCGATCTGATCGTTCAGGTGCGCCACGAAGTCCGAACGGAATGCCGTTTCGGCCTCCAGGCGGGCCCGTTCGGCTTTCTTGGCATACTCTGCCAGCTCGGAGTCAACCAGCGCCGCCACTGTCTTGTCGACAAAGGCCTCAAGGTCTGCGTGGCTCGAATCGGCATTGATCATGTCCAGCGCCTGATGGCTCAGACCACCGCCGTGGTAACGTGCCTTGTACTGGGCCACGGCATCACGCACAGCGTTTTTCTTCTTGTCGTGCAGCTGCAGCTCCGCCTGGGCCTTCTTGGCCGCCTCGAAGATAATACGTTCCAGCTCGCCGACACAGGTTTCATCCAGGTAGTCGCGCTTTTCCTGTGCCGCCTGGGCATCAAAGATCGGATTTTCCTGGCAGCGGCCGCGGGCCGCACTGTGCTCCACCAGTTCCTGCTCCAGCACCTCAACCGCGGCGTTGTCCTTGATCATGGCCGTGCGGGCTTTTTGCAGGCGGTCCATTAACTGCTTCTGCTCATCGGTGGCGCTTTTCTGCGCCGCCACGAGATCAGCGATCGTCTGCTGGATGCCACTGTCATCCTGGTTACGCAGGTCCTCGACAGCCTGGCGCTGGCCTTCGATCTCGCCGTTCA
Proteins encoded:
- a CDS encoding DUF3422 family protein, which produces MTDLTQTVTNQPGFELHPLRASLYDELHSRPFQQIQAPARVTHLAVLCPESERARQFRHLQALCELFGAPVPAQDSSCFQQDFGDLRVRRETHMEFVAYTFIHLGAVDAAIPAADAPFALTALALLPPGWLDQLHGAVVGAFHVAFEYSELEGKQLLPQAKRNFEGMRLIGSSPQQGDAHIWTSFRLHSDGFGRFLVYNRGMSPSQLGRLMQRLLEIETYRLLMLLGMPLARSIAPELSVMDAGLADITRRLAGNADLDEAVILAELTAMAARVEDFRAQSTFRFSATRAYHELVLKRLDELNEDEVSGHLTLTEFITRRVTPAVRTCETVGRRLEDLSRRIDRVSDMMRTRVELSIQGQNRALLASMDRRSRIQLMMQHTVEGLSVAAISYYSVGLLKHIITAVYDAGVPLNKDLAVGVSVPLVLGTVWFVTRRIHKHFHELAREERSAEARRGSAKQAEKK